A single Oryctolagus cuniculus chromosome 16, mOryCun1.1, whole genome shotgun sequence DNA region contains:
- the DOT1L gene encoding histone-lysine N-methyltransferase, H3 lysine-79 specific isoform X7, whose translation MGEKLELRLKSPVGAEPAVYPWPLPVYDKHHDAAHEIIETIRWVCEEIPDLKLAMENYVLIDYDTKRQTEREIFHLVHFPNGISFESMQRLCDKYNRAIDSIHQLWKGTTQPMKLNTRPSTGLLRHILQQVYNHSVSDPEKLNNYEPFSPEVYGETSFDLVAQMIDEIKMTEDDLFVDLGSGVGQVVLQVAAATNCKHHYGVEKADIPAKYAETMDREFRKWMKWYGKKHAEYTLERGDFLSEEWRERIANTSVIFVNNFAFGPEVDHQLKERFANMKEGGRIVSSKPFAPLNFRINSRNLSDIGTIMRVVELSPLKGSVSWTGKPVSYYLHTIDRTILENYFSSLKNPKLREEQEAARRRQQRESKSNATTPTKAPEGKAAGPAEAPADSGAEDEKAGAAPVKKASPSKARKKKLSRKGRKMAGRRRGRPKKMSAVDAERKPRKSRAALDALQAPAAPATAPPSPQEAYRPPHSPFYQLPPGAQRLPPSPLLAAPTPPALQKLLESFKLQYLQFLAYTKTPQYKAGLQQLLLQEKEKKAQLVGTARQLLSHCQAQKEEIRRLFQQKLDELGVKALTYDDLIQAQKEISAHNQQLREQSEQLERDTWQLRSQSLQLLRARCEELKLDWATLSLEKLLKEKQALRSQISEKQRRCLELQISIVELEKSQRQQELLQLKSCVPPDDAVPLPLPLRGKGTLGREPEADPGRLHLDLDCAKLSLPHLSSMSPELSMNGHAAGYELCGALSRPPSKQNTPQYLASPLDQEVVPCTPSHSGRPRLDKLSALALPECARLSPASALLRRHPAQDPSGPARPAACEPPSRAEHARENGVAYPSPSLPGSAKLSPQDPRPPPSPGAVPLVGEKSSEKGVRERAYGSGGDTITSLPISIPLSTVQPNKLPVSIPLASVVLPSRAEKRSSPSPVPQPRDSASTLDKQIGANAHGAGSRGLALASTGFYAGSVAITGALGGSPAPLVPGVELAAFDEPCGSGGLFAAAGSRSATPQHPPLLAQPRTSGPASPAHQLAASPRLAGAAQGLLPDTGKGDPPCDAGFSEPESEAKRRAVFGVAAGPGSAKQSPSNKHSPLTCGPRGDSGQGHGQDSRKRGRRKRVSAGAGPASLGTGTSPKRRALPSVVGLFTASSGSPLNLSSMVSNINQPLEITAISSPENSLKSSPVPYADHDQPPVLKKERPLGAPNGAHYSPLTSDEEPGSEDEPGSARIERKIATISLESKSPPKNLENGGGLAGRKPTPASEPVSSGKWKSTFSPISDVSLTKSADSPLQASSALGQAALFAFRPALDDPVAADAKLAAHPRKSFAGSLSGADGHSPGTNPANGFALGSGLASELGLHGFGDGASLPHKGPSEANPFLSKRPPEGLGGPGKEPGEPAGPADKAGPPHGSRASKARDREPDSKNGHNLFISAAAVPPGSLLGGPGLVSAAPSAGSTAPASQAHHPFLGTFGPGAQFTMGPMSLQANLSSVAGSSVLQSLFGSVPAAAGLVHVSSAAARLTNSHTMGSFSSGVAGGAVGGN comes from the exons CTTTGAGAGCATGCAGAGGCTGTGTGACAAGTACAACCGCGCCATCGACAGCATCCACCAGCTG TGGAAGGGCACCACCCAGCCCATGAAGCTGAACACGCGGCCGTCCACCGGGCTGCTGCGGCACATCCTGCAGCAGGTGTACAACCACTCGGTGAGCGACCCCGAGAAGCTCAACAACTACGAGCCCTTCTCGCCCGAGGTGTACGGCGAGACCTCCTTCGACCTGGTGGCCCAGATGATCGACGAGATCAAGATGACGGAGGACGACCTCTTCGTGGACCTGGGCAGCG GCGTGGGCCAGGTCGTGCTCCAGGTCGCCGCGGCCACCAACTGCAAACATCACTATGGCGTCGAGAAAGCCGACATCCCAGCCAAGTACGCGGAG ACCATGGACCGAGAGTTCAGGAAGTGGATGAAATGGTATGGAAAAAAGCATGCAGAATACACA CTGGAAAGAGGAGACTTCCTCTCGGAAGAGTGGAGGGAGCGCATTGCCAACACGAG CGTCATCTTTGTGAACAACTTCGCCTTTGGTCCTGAGGTGGACCACCAGCTGAAGGAGCGGTTCGCGAACATGAAGGAAG GTGGCAGAATCGTGTCCTCGAAGCCCTTTGCGCCGCTGAACTTCAGGATCAACAGCAGGAACTTGAGCG ACATCGGCACGATCATGCGTGTGGTGGAGCTGTCGCCCCTGAAGGGCTCCGTGTCGTGGACGGGGAAGCCCGTGTCCTACTACCTGCACACGATCGACCGCACCATA CTTGAAAACTATTTTTCTAGTTTGAAAAACCCAAAACTCAGG gaggagcaggaggccgCCCGGCGCCGGCAGCAGCGGGAGAGCAAGAGCAACGCCACAACGCCCACCAAGGCCCCCGAGGGCAAGGCGGCCGGGCCTGCCGAGGCCCCCGCG GACTCGGGGGCCGAGGACGAGAAGGCGGGGGCGGCCCCCGTGAAGAAGGCCTCCCCCTCCAAGGCCCGGAAGAAGAAGCTGAGCAGGAAGGGCAGGAAGATGGCCGGCCGCAGGCGCGGGCGCCCCAAGAAGATGAGCGCCGTGGACGCGGAGCGCAAGCCCCGGAAGAGCCGCGCGGCGCTGGACGCCCTGCAGGCCCCGGCCGCGCCTGCCACCGCCCCCCCCTCGCCCCAGG AGGCGTACCGGCCCCCCCACAGCCCGTTCTACCAGCTACCTCCGGGCGCGCAGCGGCTGCCCCCCAGCCCGCTGCTCGCGGCACCCACCCCGCCCGCGCTGCAGAAGCTGCTAG agtcCTTCAAGCTGCAGTACCTGCAGTTCCTGGCCTACACCAAGACGCCGCAGTACAAGGccggcctgcagcagctgctgctccAGGAGAAG GAGAAGAAGGCGCAGCTCGTGGGCACGGCGCGGCAGCTCCTCAGCCACTGCCAGGCCCAGAAGGAGGAGATCCGCAGGCTGTTCCAGCAGAAGCTGGACGAG CTGGGGGTGAAGGCGCTGACCTACGACGACCTGATCCAGGCGCAGAAGGAGATCTCGGCGCACAACCAGCAGCTGCGGGAGCAGTCGGAGCAGCTGGAGCGCGACACCTGGCAGCTGCGGAGCCAGAGCCTGCAGCTG CTCAGGGCGCGCTGTGAGGAGCTGAAGCTGGACTGGGCCACGCTGTCGCTGGAGAAGCTGCTGAAGGAGAAGCAGGCGCTGCGCAGCCAGATCTCGGAGAAGCAGAGGCGctgcctggagctgcag ATCAGCATCGTGGAGCTGGAGAAGAGCCAGCGGCAGCAGGAGCTGCTGCAGCTCAAGTCCTGTGTGCCGCCCGACGACGccgtgcccctgcccctgcccctgcgtgggaAAGGCACGCTGGGCCGCGAGCCGGAAGCCGACCCCGGCCGGCTGCACCTGGACCTGGACTGCGCCAAGCTCTCCCTGCCTCACCTGAGCAGCATGAGCCCGGAGCTCTCCATGAACGGGCACGCGGCCGGCTACGAGCTGTGCGGCGCGCTGAGCCGGCCGCCGTCCAAGCAGAACACGCCCCAGTACCTGGCCTCGCCCCTGGACCAGGAGGTGGTGCCCTGCACGCCCAGCCACAGCGGCCGGCCGCGGCTGGACAAGCTCTCCGCCCTGGCCCTGCCCGAGTGCGCGAGGCTGTCCCCCGCCAGCGCACTGCTGCGAAGGCACCCGGCCCAGGACCCCTCGGGGCCTGCCAGGCCGGCCGCCTGCGAGCCGCCCTCACG AGCCGAGCACGCCAGGGAGAACGGCGTCGCCTACCCGAGCCCCAGCCTGCCCGGCAGCGCCAAGCTGAGCCCTCAGGACCCGCGGCCGCCGCCGTCCCCGGGGGCCGTGCCGCTTGTGGGGGAGAAGAGCAGTGAGAAG GGTGTGAGGGAGCGCGCCTACGGCAGCGGCGGAGACACCATCACCAGCCTGCCCATCAGCATCCCGCTCAGCACCGTGCAGCCCAACAAGCTCCCCGTCAGCATCCCCCTGGCCAGCGTGGTGCTGCCCAGCCGCGCCGAGAag aggagcagccccagccccgtgcCGCAGCCCCGAGACTCCGCGTCCACTCTCGACAAGCAGATCGGTGCTAACGCCCACGGCGCTGGGAGCAGAGGCCTCGCCCTGGCTTCCACAG GCTTCTACGCCGGCTCTGTGGCCATCACGGGGGCCCTGGGCGGGAGCCCGGCGCCGCTGGTCCCCGGAGTGGAGCTGGCCGCCTTTGACGAGCCCTGCGGCTCGGGCGGCCTCTTCGCGGCTGCGGGCTCCCGCAGCGCCACGCCGCAGCACCCGCCCCTGCTCGCCCAGCCCCGCACCTccggccccgcctccccggcCCACCAGCTCGCCGCCAGCCCCCGGCTCGCCGGGGCCGCCCAGGGCCTGCTCCCCGACACCGGCAAGGGAGACCCGCCCTGTGACGCCGGCTTCTCGGAGCCCGAGAGCGAGGCCAAGAGGAGAGCAGTGTTCGGCGTCGCGGCTGGGCCCGGCAGTGCCAAGCAGTCGCCCTCCAACAAGCACAGTCCTCTGACCTGCGGCCCCCGCGGGGACAGCGGGCAGGGCCACGGGCAGGACAGCCGCAAGCGCGGGCGCAGGAAGCGCGTGTCAGCCGGGGCCGGGCCGGCCAGCCTGGGCACAGGCACGTCTCCCAAGCGCCGGGCCCTGCCGTCCGTCGTGGGGCTCTTCACCGCGTCCTCAGGCTCCCCCCTCAACCTGAGCTCCATG GTCAGCAACATCAACCAGCCCCTGGAGATCACGGCCATCTCGTCCCCCGAGAACTCGCTCAAGAGCTCCCCGGTGCCCTACGCGGACCACGACCAGCCGCCCGTGCTGAAGAAGGAGCGGCCCCTGGGCGCCCCCAACGGCGCCCACTACTCCCCGCTCACCTCGGACGAGGAGCCGGGCTCCGAGGACGAGCCTGGCAGTGCTCG GATCGAGAGGAAGATCGCGACCATCTCCTTAGAGAGCAAGTCTCCCCCGAAGAACCTGGAGAACG GTGGCGGCCTGGCGGGGAGGAAGCCCACGCCCGCGAGCGAGCCGGTCAGCAGCGGCAAGTGGAAGTCCACCTTCTCGCCCATCTCCGACGTCAGCCTCACCAAGTCGGCCGACAGCCCGCTGCAGGCCAGCTCCGCCCTCGGCCAGGCCGCCCTGTTTGCGTTCCGACCGGCCCTGGACGACCCGGTGGCGGCCGATGCCAAACTGGCCGCGCACCCCAGGAAGAGCTTCGCCGGGTCCCTGTCGGGGGCCGACGGCCACAGCCCGGGCACCAACCCCGCCAACGGCTTCGCCCTGGGCTCGGGCCTGGCCTCGGAGCTCGGCCTGCACGGCTTCGGCGACGGCGCTTCCCTGCCCCACAAGGGCCCCTCGGAGGCCAACCCCTTCCTGAGCAAGAGGCCGCCGGAGGGCCTGGGCGGCCCGGGCAAGGAGCCGGGCGAGCCGGCGGGGCCCGCGGACAAGGCCGGCCCGCCGCACGGCAGCCGGGCCAGCAAGGCGCGCGACCGCGAGCCCGACAGCAAGAACGGCCACAACCTCTTCATCTCGGCGGCCGCCGTGCCCCCCGGGAGCCTGCTGGGCGGCCCCGGCCTCGTCTCGGCGGCGCCCTCCGCGGGCAGCACGGCTCCGGCCAGCCAGGCGCACCACCCGTTCCTGGGCACGTTCGGCCCGGGCGCGCAGTTCACCATGGGCCCCATGTCCCTGCAGGCCAACCTCAGCTCGGTGGCCGGCTCGTCCGTGCTGCAGTCCCTGTTTGGCTCCGTGCCGGCCGCCGCGGGCCTGGTGCACGTGTCTTCCGCCGCGGCCAGACTCACCAACTCGCACACTATGGGCAGCTTCTCCTCCGGGGTGGCAGGCGGAGCCGTTGGAG GTAACTAG
- the DOT1L gene encoding histone-lysine N-methyltransferase, H3 lysine-79 specific isoform X2: protein MGEKLELRLKSPVGAEPAVYPWPLPVYDKHHDAAHEIIETIRWVCEEIPDLKLAMENYVLIDYDTKRQTEREIFHLVHFPNGISFESMQRLCDKYNRAIDSIHQLWKGTTQPMKLNTRPSTGLLRHILQQVYNHSVSDPEKLNNYEPFSPEVYGETSFDLVAQMIDEIKMTEDDLFVDLGSGVGQVVLQVAAATNCKHHYGVEKADIPAKYAETMDREFRKWMKWYGKKHAEYTLERGDFLSEEWRERIANTSVIFVNNFAFGPEVDHQLKERFANMKEGGRIVSSKPFAPLNFRINSRNLSDIGTIMRVVELSPLKGSVSWTGKPVSYYLHTIDRTILENYFSSLKNPKLREEQEAARRRQQRESKSNATTPTKAPEGKAAGPAEAPADSGAEDEKAGAAPVKKASPSKARKKKLSRKGRKMAGRRRGRPKKMSAVDAERKPRKSRAALDALQAPAAPATAPPSPQEAYRPPHSPFYQLPPGAQRLPPSPLLAAPTPPALQKLLESFKLQYLQFLAYTKTPQYKAGLQQLLLQEKEKKAQLVGTARQLLSHCQAQKEEIRRLFQQKLDELGVKALTYDDLIQAQKEISAHNQQLREQSEQLERDTWQLRSQSLQLLRARCEELKLDWATLSLEKLLKEKQALRSQISEKQRRCLELQISIVELEKSQRQQELLQLKSCVPPDDAVPLPLPLRGKGTLGREPEADPGRLHLDLDCAKLSLPHLSSMSPELSMNGHAAGYELCGALSRPPSKQNTPQYLASPLDQEVVPCTPSHSGRPRLDKLSALALPECARLSPASALLRRHPAQDPSGPARPAACEPPSRAEHARENGVAYPSPSLPGSAKLSPQDPRPPPSPGAVPLVGEKSSEKGVRERAYGSGGDTITSLPISIPLSTVQPNKLPVSIPLASVVLPSRAEKRSSPSPVPQPRDSASTLDKQIGANAHGAGSRGLALASTGFYAGSVAITGALGGSPAPLVPGVELAAFDEPCGSGGLFAAAGSRSATPQHPPLLAQPRTSGPASPAHQLAASPRLAGAAQGLLPDTGKGDPPCDAGFSEPESEAKRRAVFGVAAGPGSAKQSPSNKHSPLTCGPRGDSGQGHGQDSRKRGRRKRVSAGAGPASLGTGTSPKRRALPSVVGLFTASSGSPLNLSSMVSNINQPLEITAISSPENSLKSSPVPYADHDQPPVLKKERPLGAPNGAHYSPLTSDEEPGSEDEPGSARIERKIATISLESKSPPKNLENGGGLAGRKPTPASEPVSSGKWKSTFSPISDVSLTKSADSPLQASSALGQAALFAFRPALDDPVAADAKLAAHPRKSFAGSLSGADGHSPGTNPANGFALGSGLASELGLHGFGDGASLPHKGPSEANPFLSKRPPEGLGGPGKEPGEPAGPADKAGPPHGSRASKARDREPDSKNGHNLFISAAAVPPGSLLGGPGLVSAAPSAGSTAPASQAHHPFLGTFGPGAQFTMGPMSLQANLSSVAGSSVLQSLFGSVPAAAGLVHVSSAAARLTNSHTMGSFSSGVAGGAVGGVFNHAAPPASAHPFGARAGSGAVCGSAALGLGPLQAAADTRPPPPPPPLPPPQHLGRPPAGPPAAPHAPPPPPPPPNVALPPPPALLAANPEPALMQSLAPGPANPALLAPASAASLPPANTCLSVKLGPLPHKVTRTSTSTATYARTAWTKDAGGGGARRDGGPVHCAQRPRPTDAARALRGTG from the exons CTTTGAGAGCATGCAGAGGCTGTGTGACAAGTACAACCGCGCCATCGACAGCATCCACCAGCTG TGGAAGGGCACCACCCAGCCCATGAAGCTGAACACGCGGCCGTCCACCGGGCTGCTGCGGCACATCCTGCAGCAGGTGTACAACCACTCGGTGAGCGACCCCGAGAAGCTCAACAACTACGAGCCCTTCTCGCCCGAGGTGTACGGCGAGACCTCCTTCGACCTGGTGGCCCAGATGATCGACGAGATCAAGATGACGGAGGACGACCTCTTCGTGGACCTGGGCAGCG GCGTGGGCCAGGTCGTGCTCCAGGTCGCCGCGGCCACCAACTGCAAACATCACTATGGCGTCGAGAAAGCCGACATCCCAGCCAAGTACGCGGAG ACCATGGACCGAGAGTTCAGGAAGTGGATGAAATGGTATGGAAAAAAGCATGCAGAATACACA CTGGAAAGAGGAGACTTCCTCTCGGAAGAGTGGAGGGAGCGCATTGCCAACACGAG CGTCATCTTTGTGAACAACTTCGCCTTTGGTCCTGAGGTGGACCACCAGCTGAAGGAGCGGTTCGCGAACATGAAGGAAG GTGGCAGAATCGTGTCCTCGAAGCCCTTTGCGCCGCTGAACTTCAGGATCAACAGCAGGAACTTGAGCG ACATCGGCACGATCATGCGTGTGGTGGAGCTGTCGCCCCTGAAGGGCTCCGTGTCGTGGACGGGGAAGCCCGTGTCCTACTACCTGCACACGATCGACCGCACCATA CTTGAAAACTATTTTTCTAGTTTGAAAAACCCAAAACTCAGG gaggagcaggaggccgCCCGGCGCCGGCAGCAGCGGGAGAGCAAGAGCAACGCCACAACGCCCACCAAGGCCCCCGAGGGCAAGGCGGCCGGGCCTGCCGAGGCCCCCGCG GACTCGGGGGCCGAGGACGAGAAGGCGGGGGCGGCCCCCGTGAAGAAGGCCTCCCCCTCCAAGGCCCGGAAGAAGAAGCTGAGCAGGAAGGGCAGGAAGATGGCCGGCCGCAGGCGCGGGCGCCCCAAGAAGATGAGCGCCGTGGACGCGGAGCGCAAGCCCCGGAAGAGCCGCGCGGCGCTGGACGCCCTGCAGGCCCCGGCCGCGCCTGCCACCGCCCCCCCCTCGCCCCAGG AGGCGTACCGGCCCCCCCACAGCCCGTTCTACCAGCTACCTCCGGGCGCGCAGCGGCTGCCCCCCAGCCCGCTGCTCGCGGCACCCACCCCGCCCGCGCTGCAGAAGCTGCTAG agtcCTTCAAGCTGCAGTACCTGCAGTTCCTGGCCTACACCAAGACGCCGCAGTACAAGGccggcctgcagcagctgctgctccAGGAGAAG GAGAAGAAGGCGCAGCTCGTGGGCACGGCGCGGCAGCTCCTCAGCCACTGCCAGGCCCAGAAGGAGGAGATCCGCAGGCTGTTCCAGCAGAAGCTGGACGAG CTGGGGGTGAAGGCGCTGACCTACGACGACCTGATCCAGGCGCAGAAGGAGATCTCGGCGCACAACCAGCAGCTGCGGGAGCAGTCGGAGCAGCTGGAGCGCGACACCTGGCAGCTGCGGAGCCAGAGCCTGCAGCTG CTCAGGGCGCGCTGTGAGGAGCTGAAGCTGGACTGGGCCACGCTGTCGCTGGAGAAGCTGCTGAAGGAGAAGCAGGCGCTGCGCAGCCAGATCTCGGAGAAGCAGAGGCGctgcctggagctgcag ATCAGCATCGTGGAGCTGGAGAAGAGCCAGCGGCAGCAGGAGCTGCTGCAGCTCAAGTCCTGTGTGCCGCCCGACGACGccgtgcccctgcccctgcccctgcgtgggaAAGGCACGCTGGGCCGCGAGCCGGAAGCCGACCCCGGCCGGCTGCACCTGGACCTGGACTGCGCCAAGCTCTCCCTGCCTCACCTGAGCAGCATGAGCCCGGAGCTCTCCATGAACGGGCACGCGGCCGGCTACGAGCTGTGCGGCGCGCTGAGCCGGCCGCCGTCCAAGCAGAACACGCCCCAGTACCTGGCCTCGCCCCTGGACCAGGAGGTGGTGCCCTGCACGCCCAGCCACAGCGGCCGGCCGCGGCTGGACAAGCTCTCCGCCCTGGCCCTGCCCGAGTGCGCGAGGCTGTCCCCCGCCAGCGCACTGCTGCGAAGGCACCCGGCCCAGGACCCCTCGGGGCCTGCCAGGCCGGCCGCCTGCGAGCCGCCCTCACG AGCCGAGCACGCCAGGGAGAACGGCGTCGCCTACCCGAGCCCCAGCCTGCCCGGCAGCGCCAAGCTGAGCCCTCAGGACCCGCGGCCGCCGCCGTCCCCGGGGGCCGTGCCGCTTGTGGGGGAGAAGAGCAGTGAGAAG GGTGTGAGGGAGCGCGCCTACGGCAGCGGCGGAGACACCATCACCAGCCTGCCCATCAGCATCCCGCTCAGCACCGTGCAGCCCAACAAGCTCCCCGTCAGCATCCCCCTGGCCAGCGTGGTGCTGCCCAGCCGCGCCGAGAag aggagcagccccagccccgtgcCGCAGCCCCGAGACTCCGCGTCCACTCTCGACAAGCAGATCGGTGCTAACGCCCACGGCGCTGGGAGCAGAGGCCTCGCCCTGGCTTCCACAG GCTTCTACGCCGGCTCTGTGGCCATCACGGGGGCCCTGGGCGGGAGCCCGGCGCCGCTGGTCCCCGGAGTGGAGCTGGCCGCCTTTGACGAGCCCTGCGGCTCGGGCGGCCTCTTCGCGGCTGCGGGCTCCCGCAGCGCCACGCCGCAGCACCCGCCCCTGCTCGCCCAGCCCCGCACCTccggccccgcctccccggcCCACCAGCTCGCCGCCAGCCCCCGGCTCGCCGGGGCCGCCCAGGGCCTGCTCCCCGACACCGGCAAGGGAGACCCGCCCTGTGACGCCGGCTTCTCGGAGCCCGAGAGCGAGGCCAAGAGGAGAGCAGTGTTCGGCGTCGCGGCTGGGCCCGGCAGTGCCAAGCAGTCGCCCTCCAACAAGCACAGTCCTCTGACCTGCGGCCCCCGCGGGGACAGCGGGCAGGGCCACGGGCAGGACAGCCGCAAGCGCGGGCGCAGGAAGCGCGTGTCAGCCGGGGCCGGGCCGGCCAGCCTGGGCACAGGCACGTCTCCCAAGCGCCGGGCCCTGCCGTCCGTCGTGGGGCTCTTCACCGCGTCCTCAGGCTCCCCCCTCAACCTGAGCTCCATG GTCAGCAACATCAACCAGCCCCTGGAGATCACGGCCATCTCGTCCCCCGAGAACTCGCTCAAGAGCTCCCCGGTGCCCTACGCGGACCACGACCAGCCGCCCGTGCTGAAGAAGGAGCGGCCCCTGGGCGCCCCCAACGGCGCCCACTACTCCCCGCTCACCTCGGACGAGGAGCCGGGCTCCGAGGACGAGCCTGGCAGTGCTCG GATCGAGAGGAAGATCGCGACCATCTCCTTAGAGAGCAAGTCTCCCCCGAAGAACCTGGAGAACG GTGGCGGCCTGGCGGGGAGGAAGCCCACGCCCGCGAGCGAGCCGGTCAGCAGCGGCAAGTGGAAGTCCACCTTCTCGCCCATCTCCGACGTCAGCCTCACCAAGTCGGCCGACAGCCCGCTGCAGGCCAGCTCCGCCCTCGGCCAGGCCGCCCTGTTTGCGTTCCGACCGGCCCTGGACGACCCGGTGGCGGCCGATGCCAAACTGGCCGCGCACCCCAGGAAGAGCTTCGCCGGGTCCCTGTCGGGGGCCGACGGCCACAGCCCGGGCACCAACCCCGCCAACGGCTTCGCCCTGGGCTCGGGCCTGGCCTCGGAGCTCGGCCTGCACGGCTTCGGCGACGGCGCTTCCCTGCCCCACAAGGGCCCCTCGGAGGCCAACCCCTTCCTGAGCAAGAGGCCGCCGGAGGGCCTGGGCGGCCCGGGCAAGGAGCCGGGCGAGCCGGCGGGGCCCGCGGACAAGGCCGGCCCGCCGCACGGCAGCCGGGCCAGCAAGGCGCGCGACCGCGAGCCCGACAGCAAGAACGGCCACAACCTCTTCATCTCGGCGGCCGCCGTGCCCCCCGGGAGCCTGCTGGGCGGCCCCGGCCTCGTCTCGGCGGCGCCCTCCGCGGGCAGCACGGCTCCGGCCAGCCAGGCGCACCACCCGTTCCTGGGCACGTTCGGCCCGGGCGCGCAGTTCACCATGGGCCCCATGTCCCTGCAGGCCAACCTCAGCTCGGTGGCCGGCTCGTCCGTGCTGCAGTCCCTGTTTGGCTCCGTGCCGGCCGCCGCGGGCCTGGTGCACGTGTCTTCCGCCGCGGCCAGACTCACCAACTCGCACACTATGGGCAGCTTCTCCTCCGGGGTGGCAGGCGGAGCCGTTGGAG GTGTCTTTAACCACGCGGCGCCTCCCGCCTCTGCGCATCCGTTCGGAGCCCGTGCCGGCAGCGGGGCCGTGTGTGGCAGCGCCGCGCTGGGCCTGGGcccgctgcaggcggcggccgaCACTCGGCCGCCCCCTCCGCCTCccccgctgccccctccccagcacctgggccggcCCCCCGCGgggccgcccgccgccccgcacgccccgcctccgcctccgcctccgcctaaCGTGGCCTTGCCTCCTCCCCCCGCGCTGCTGGCCGCTAACCCCGAGCCCGCGCTAATGCAGAGCCTCGCGCCCGGCCCGGCTAACCCGGCGCTTCTCGCCCCCGCCTCCGCCGCCTCCCTGCCGCCCGCTAACACCTGTCTGTCTGTCAAGCTCGGCCCCCTCCCGCACAAG GTAACTAGGACTTCTACCTCAACCGCGACCTATGCAAGGACGGCGTGGACCAAGGACGCCGGCGGCGGGGGGGCGCGGAGGGACGGCGGCCCCGTGCACTGTGCGCAGCGGCCCCGACCGACGGACGCCGCCCGAGCCCTGCGGGGAACAGGATGA